Proteins encoded together in one Anaerococcus murdochii window:
- the mraY gene encoding phospho-N-acetylmuramoyl-pentapeptide-transferase, with the protein MDNIYLITIIGICLSMGLGKVIIPMLERKKIGQNIRKVGPQSHMAKAGTPTMGGIIFIIVAFAMSLIILPKNLETFILVISMLGFGAIGFIDDFRKLVLHQSEGLKPKQKLVLQFALAALITILAYLNDKESITKLLIPFTTTYLPVSVLGIPIMIFIIVGTSNATNLTDGLDGLLVSVSIPVFITLAILAGSGTNKLFAVIMLGAILGFLIFNSNPASVFMGDTGSMAIGGAVVALAINLKIPIYLVIFGGVYVMETLSVIIQVISYRYRNKKRVFLMTPIHHHFELKGYKEQKIVVGFMILSTILCLITLVAIL; encoded by the coding sequence ATGGACAATATATATTTAATAACTATTATTGGCATTTGTTTGAGTATGGGACTTGGGAAAGTCATAATTCCCATGCTTGAAAGAAAGAAAATTGGACAAAATATCAGAAAGGTAGGACCTCAAAGCCACATGGCTAAGGCAGGCACACCTACTATGGGCGGGATTATATTTATAATAGTAGCCTTTGCTATGAGTCTAATTATTCTACCAAAAAATCTAGAAACTTTTATCTTAGTTATTTCTATGTTGGGATTTGGAGCAATTGGTTTTATTGATGACTTTAGAAAACTTGTTCTCCACCAGTCTGAAGGCCTTAAACCTAAACAAAAATTGGTTTTACAATTTGCCTTGGCAGCCTTAATAACAATCCTTGCATATTTAAATGACAAAGAATCTATAACTAAACTTTTAATACCATTTACAACTACCTACCTACCAGTGTCAGTCCTTGGTATTCCTATAATGATTTTTATAATTGTAGGAACTTCAAACGCCACAAACCTAACTGACGGGCTTGATGGACTCTTGGTAAGTGTGTCTATTCCAGTTTTTATAACTCTTGCAATTCTTGCAGGAAGTGGAACAAATAAATTATTTGCTGTAATTATGCTAGGCGCAATTCTAGGATTTTTAATTTTCAATTCAAATCCAGCCAGCGTTTTTATGGGAGATACTGGATCAATGGCTATTGGTGGAGCTGTAGTGGCCCTTGCCATTAACCTAAAAATTCCAATATATCTTGTGATATTTGGAGGAGTATATGTGATGGAGACCTTATCTGTAATTATCCAGGTCATTTCTTATAGGTATAGGAATAAGAAAAGAGTATTTCTAATGACACCTATCCATCATCATTTTGAATTAAAAGGTTATAAGGAGCAAAAAATTGTAGTAGGATTTATGATTTTATCTACGATCCTATGTCTAATTACTTTGGTGGCAATACTATGA
- the murD gene encoding UDP-N-acetylmuramoyl-L-alanine--D-glutamate ligase, giving the protein MKKVLVYGLGVTGISSVKALDKLGYEVYTYDKNKKNIKELEGYDYSPISDENFGKYDFVLKSPGIKPSDDIVKILEKDNEIISDIEASQRLFPDKEKIAITGTNGKTSTTSMVTHILNECGHPAYAVGNIGEGILWQMYDKKGVFVEELSSFQLHDTQTYKPHIGAILNIKEDHIDWHGSFEDYIDSKLKLASNQDENDFLVINHEDEISQNHLGDFKAQVYEFSSQNMVERGLFLDDNKICFRNGGCNIAEILDVRDLSVIGNHNYENVMAAILLTYLYGLDLVDIVKAVKTFKSISHRLEYVRTLDGIDFYNDSKGTNVDSSVKAIESFDRPILIIAGGYDKHIDYTDFVKAFKKNGKIMVLMGATKEKLRLLCEKYQIKYILVKDMKEAIDTAYENGEKGDVVLLSPASASWDMYKSYEVRGDEFKALVNRLEEK; this is encoded by the coding sequence ATGAAAAAAGTTTTAGTTTACGGACTCGGTGTAACAGGAATATCTTCAGTTAAGGCTTTAGATAAGCTTGGATATGAAGTTTACACCTATGATAAAAATAAAAAAAATATTAAAGAACTTGAGGGCTATGACTATAGCCCTATTTCTGATGAAAATTTTGGCAAATACGACTTTGTTTTAAAATCGCCTGGAATCAAGCCAAGTGATGATATTGTGAAAATTTTAGAAAAAGATAATGAAATAATATCTGATATAGAAGCAAGTCAGAGACTTTTTCCAGATAAGGAAAAAATTGCTATAACAGGCACAAATGGTAAGACTTCTACAACTTCTATGGTCACTCATATTTTAAATGAGTGTGGTCATCCTGCTTACGCTGTAGGAAATATCGGTGAGGGAATTTTGTGGCAGATGTATGATAAGAAAGGAGTTTTTGTAGAAGAACTTTCATCTTTTCAACTTCATGATACACAGACTTATAAACCACATATTGGTGCAATTTTAAATATCAAAGAAGATCACATAGATTGGCATGGATCTTTTGAAGATTATATAGATAGCAAATTAAAACTTGCGTCAAATCAAGATGAAAACGACTTTTTGGTTATTAACCACGAAGATGAGATAAGCCAGAACCATTTGGGAGATTTTAAGGCTCAAGTTTATGAGTTTTCAAGCCAAAATATGGTGGAAAGGGGTCTTTTCCTTGATGATAATAAAATCTGCTTTAGAAATGGCGGTTGTAATATTGCAGAAATCCTAGATGTTAGAGACTTATCTGTAATTGGAAACCACAATTACGAGAATGTTATGGCTGCGATATTGCTTACTTATTTGTATGGCTTAGATTTAGTTGATATTGTTAAAGCAGTAAAAACTTTCAAATCAATTTCCCATAGACTTGAATATGTGAGGACCCTTGATGGAATAGATTTTTACAATGATTCTAAGGGAACAAACGTAGATAGCTCTGTAAAGGCAATAGAAAGTTTTGATAGACCAATACTTATAATTGCAGGTGGCTATGATAAACATATTGACTACACTGATTTTGTTAAGGCTTTTAAGAAAAATGGCAAGATCATGGTTCTAATGGGAGCGACCAAGGAAAAATTAAGGCTTTTGTGCGAAAAATACCAGATTAAATATATTTTGGTTAAGGATATGAAAGAAGCAATTGATACAGCATATGAAAACGGTGAAAAGGGCGATGTGGTCTTACTTTCTCCAGCTAGTGCTTCTTGGGATATGTATAAATCTTATGAGGTAAGGGGAGATGAGTTTAAGGCCCTTGTAAATAGATTGGAAGAAAAATGA
- the murG gene encoding undecaprenyldiphospho-muramoylpentapeptide beta-N-acetylglucosaminyltransferase encodes MRVILSGGGTGGHIYPAIAIGQKIMEEKPDSQIIYVGIKGGPEEKIAAKNGYEFKAIEAMGIPRKINKRLFKALATNLKGFKEAKKIIKDFKPDLVIGTGGYVCAPILYQASKAKIPSIVHESNSYPGMASKFLSKKVDRVLISYKEAAAHFKNKDNIVVTGNPVRNNFDLSFTDEDLNQLGIDKSIPVVFSFGGSNGSFALNKAVIEMSGDLNGEFYLLHQTGNRFYDDFLNKAHKSKYLKAFAYIDNIDLFYGVSDLVIASSGAMSLAEISSVGRPSILIPKAYTTENHQEYNARTYVDHGASLMILEKDLSGSLLKKEIMSIIKDREKIKQMGEKAYDLADEDALDKIYQQIEELI; translated from the coding sequence ATGAGAGTAATACTATCAGGTGGTGGAACGGGTGGACATATCTATCCGGCCATTGCTATTGGACAAAAAATCATGGAAGAAAAACCAGATAGCCAGATAATTTATGTTGGAATTAAGGGTGGCCCAGAAGAGAAGATTGCTGCAAAAAATGGCTATGAATTTAAAGCTATTGAAGCTATGGGGATTCCTAGAAAAATCAATAAAAGGCTTTTTAAGGCCCTAGCCACAAATCTTAAGGGTTTTAAGGAAGCAAAAAAAATCATCAAAGATTTTAAGCCAGACCTTGTAATTGGAACAGGCGGTTATGTTTGTGCCCCAATTTTATACCAAGCAAGCAAAGCAAAAATACCATCAATTGTTCACGAATCAAATTCTTATCCAGGAATGGCTTCTAAATTTTTATCAAAAAAAGTCGACAGGGTTTTGATTTCCTACAAGGAAGCTGCCGCACATTTTAAAAACAAAGACAATATTGTAGTTACAGGAAATCCAGTTAGGAATAATTTTGATTTGTCATTTACGGATGAAGACCTAAATCAACTAGGCATTGACAAATCTATTCCAGTTGTATTTTCCTTTGGCGGATCAAATGGTTCTTTCGCCTTAAATAAGGCGGTTATAGAAATGAGCGGGGATTTAAATGGAGAATTTTATCTCCTCCACCAAACAGGAAATAGGTTTTATGATGATTTTCTTAATAAGGCTCATAAATCGAAATACCTTAAAGCCTTTGCTTATATAGATAATATTGATTTGTTCTATGGGGTATCAGACTTAGTCATTGCTTCAAGCGGAGCTATGAGTTTGGCTGAAATATCTTCTGTTGGTAGACCTTCGATTTTGATTCCAAAAGCCTACACAACTGAAAACCATCAGGAATACAATGCCCGTACCTATGTCGATCATGGAGCAAGTCTAATGATTTTAGAAAAAGATTTATCTGGCTCCCTCCTAAAAAAAGAGATTATGAGTATAATAAAAGATAGAGAAAAAATTAAGCAAATGGGGGAGAAGGCTTACGACCTTGCTGATGAAGATGCCTTAGACAAGATTTACCAGCAAATCGAAGAGCTAATATAG
- a CDS encoding cell division protein FtsQ/DivIB, translating to MTNKNDDRLIKKGSRVFNKKYIAKKRSLEEEKRGNSKAFIFLLVLAFLLGVFYNLYTHPFMKIQDIYINGNRVTEDTEIIKKLKSPLGKNILLYNPTKYEEDIENLEYIKSAKVRKVFPKMLSVKVEEDFPMFVIKKYGKEIIVTNNGLVTDKKPYSKEAKLIEIKTKGVETTLGQSFTSSQAIGDFIKELQASSLIGSLSQLNLENKLDIGIMIQDIEVKFGDLNNISYKIKLLEKILQDIKSKGLEAVSINLNNGDNPLVVVK from the coding sequence ATGACAAATAAAAACGACGATAGGTTAATAAAAAAAGGATCTAGAGTATTTAACAAAAAATATATAGCCAAAAAACGCAGTTTGGAAGAAGAAAAAAGAGGGAATTCGAAAGCCTTTATTTTTCTCTTAGTTTTGGCTTTTTTATTGGGAGTTTTTTACAATCTCTACACCCACCCTTTTATGAAAATCCAGGATATATACATAAATGGAAATAGGGTTACTGAGGATACTGAGATTATAAAAAAACTTAAGTCACCTCTAGGCAAAAATATTTTATTATATAATCCGACTAAGTACGAAGAAGATATAGAAAATTTAGAGTATATAAAATCGGCCAAGGTGAGGAAGGTTTTTCCAAAGATGTTATCTGTTAAGGTTGAAGAAGATTTTCCTATGTTTGTAATTAAAAAATACGGCAAGGAAATTATTGTGACAAATAACGGATTGGTTACAGATAAAAAGCCTTATAGCAAGGAGGCGAAGCTTATAGAAATAAAAACCAAGGGTGTAGAAACTACTCTTGGCCAAAGTTTCACTTCATCACAGGCAATAGGGGATTTTATCAAAGAATTGCAAGCTTCCTCTTTAATAGGGAGCCTAAGCCAATTAAATTTGGAAAATAAGCTTGATATTGGTATAATGATACAAGATATTGAGGTTAAATTTGGCGATTTAAATAATATTTCTTATAAAATTAAATTGCTGGAGAAAATTTTACAAGACATTAAAAGCAAGGGACTAGAAGCTGTAAGCATCAACTTAAACAATGGAGATAATCCTCTTGTGGTTGTAAAATAG
- the ftsZ gene encoding cell division protein FtsZ, protein MANINIDMDNNSLAKIKVIGVGGGGNNAISRMRDNGLSGVEFLALNTDLQTLQESNADLRLQIGEKLTRGLGAGANPSVGEKAAEESKGEIEEAIKGADMVFITAGMGGGTGTGAAPIVAQVAKEMDILTVGVVTKPFTFEGRKRATQAEAGIEKLKENVDTLITIPNDRLLQIVEKRTSMVEAFQMADQVLMDAVSGISELIAVPNVINLDFADVESIMSDQGIAHMGIGRASGENRAVDAAKAAVNSPLLETSIDGANAVLLNVTAAEVGLMEANEAAELIRESIDSDANIIFGVGQDESLGDEIKITVIATGFDNSSRSRRADRNSNRADELRAPQRNSQPSQQRKSSNPFDDIDLPDFLK, encoded by the coding sequence ATGGCAAATATTAACATTGATATGGACAACAACTCTTTAGCTAAGATTAAAGTTATAGGAGTTGGTGGTGGTGGCAACAATGCTATCAGCAGAATGAGAGACAACGGACTATCAGGAGTAGAGTTTTTAGCTCTAAATACAGACCTACAAACACTTCAAGAATCAAACGCAGATTTAAGACTACAAATTGGTGAAAAACTAACTAGAGGTCTTGGTGCTGGTGCAAATCCAAGTGTTGGAGAAAAAGCAGCAGAAGAATCTAAGGGCGAAATTGAAGAAGCAATCAAGGGCGCTGACATGGTATTTATCACAGCCGGTATGGGCGGTGGTACAGGCACAGGTGCAGCTCCAATCGTAGCTCAAGTTGCTAAAGAAATGGACATCCTAACTGTAGGTGTAGTTACAAAACCATTCACATTTGAAGGTAGAAAAAGAGCAACTCAAGCAGAAGCAGGTATTGAAAAACTAAAGGAAAATGTAGATACACTTATCACTATTCCAAATGATAGACTTTTACAAATAGTTGAAAAAAGAACATCAATGGTTGAAGCTTTCCAAATGGCTGACCAAGTACTTATGGATGCTGTTAGCGGTATTTCAGAGCTAATCGCAGTTCCAAATGTAATCAACCTTGACTTTGCTGACGTTGAATCAATTATGAGTGATCAAGGTATTGCTCACATGGGAATCGGCAGGGCAAGCGGAGAAAATAGAGCTGTTGACGCTGCTAAAGCTGCAGTTAATTCTCCACTACTTGAAACAAGCATTGACGGAGCAAACGCAGTTCTTCTTAACGTAACAGCTGCAGAAGTTGGCTTAATGGAAGCAAACGAAGCTGCAGAATTAATTAGAGAATCAATTGACTCTGATGCAAACATCATCTTTGGTGTTGGCCAAGATGAATCTCTAGGAGATGAAATCAAGATTACTGTTATCGCAACAGGTTTTGACAACAGTTCTAGATCTCGTAGGGCTGATAGAAATTCTAACAGAGCTGATGAACTAAGAGCTCCACAAAGAAATTCCCAACCTAGCCAACAAAGAAAATCATCAAATCCTTTTGATGATATAGATCTTCCAGACTTCTTAAAATAA
- the nrdR gene encoding transcriptional regulator NrdR: MRCPYCNSTNTRVVDSRSTDDDRAIRRRRLCEDCDKRFSTYERYEDSTVMIIKKDNTREAFDPRKVISGIVKSCQKRPVSMDQIEEVAKNIETKVNHTGKKEVTSTYIGELVMDELKDLDSVAYVRFASVYREFKDLESFYEEIINLKDDKGANS; this comes from the coding sequence ATGAGATGTCCCTATTGCAACTCAACAAATACTAGGGTAGTTGACTCAAGGTCGACAGATGACGACAGGGCCATCCGTAGGAGAAGGCTTTGCGAAGATTGTGACAAGAGATTTTCAACCTACGAAAGGTATGAAGATTCTACAGTCATGATAATAAAAAAGGATAATACTAGAGAAGCCTTTGACCCAAGAAAGGTCATATCAGGTATAGTGAAATCCTGTCAAAAACGTCCAGTATCTATGGATCAAATAGAAGAAGTAGCAAAAAATATCGAAACCAAAGTCAACCACACTGGTAAAAAGGAAGTGACCTCAACATATATAGGCGAGCTTGTCATGGATGAGCTAAAAGACCTTGATTCTGTAGCCTATGTCAGATTTGCTTCTGTATATAGGGAATTTAAGGATTTGGAGTCCTTCTATGAGGAGATTATAAATTTAAAAGATGATAAAGGTGCTAATTCTTAG